One Gossypium hirsutum isolate 1008001.06 chromosome A11, Gossypium_hirsutum_v2.1, whole genome shotgun sequence genomic window carries:
- the LOC107925728 gene encoding UPF0481 protein At3g47200 produces MLKLRLAAHFVENIGVNNEILYKNIKTEINGLRKCYDPKVLEKYSIDDEKLAWMLFVDGCAILQAVYMRYGKDYNLTPNELFIKNQLLTFVCSDLFLLENQIPFRVLELLTSSSKNGEKFMKAIRRFIDDTVITPADMKEPQSHQQDSEWWPQQEGERIHLLHLLRVRLLFNKEKKENPWRHSRFCTRFFMYLINRSNQTGTKRHHSHTFRNVKELENAGIRLKASETSCLTDISFNSIFFVGNLWLPPVIVDDSTGPKFMNLIAYEMCPDFDNDFTVTSYMCFLDSLIDEAEDVKALRRAGILYNGLGSDEEVAKVFNKMNTDLVPSPMIYSYVEQQIDNHCKNMWINYAAKAYHTLFRSPWTCLAFVAAIAALYLSALHTYYTIHQPK; encoded by the exons ATGCTCAAGCTCAGATTAGCAGCACATTTCGTCGAAAACATTGGCGTCAATAACGAAATCTTGTACAAAAATATAAAGACAGAGATCAATGGCTTGAGGAAATGCTATGATCCAAAGGTATTAGAGAAGTATAGCATCGATGACGAGAAACTGGCTTGGATGCTCTTCGTTGACGGCTGCGCAATTTTACAAGCAGTTTATATGCGTTACGGTAAAGATTATAATCTTACGCCGAAcgaattgtttattaaaaaccaaTTGCTGACATTTGTGTGCTCGGATCTGTTCTTGTTGGAAAACCAAATACCTTTTCGTGTTCTTGAATTGCTTACAAGCTCGAGCAAAAATGGCGAAAAGTTCATGAAGGCGATCAGAAGGTTCATCGACGACACTGTTATCACCCCAGCCGACATGAAAGAGCCACAATCACACCAGCAGGACAG TGAATGGTGGCCGCAGCAAGAAGGAGAGCGAATTCACTTATTGCATCTACTACGAGTAAGACTCCTtttcaataaagaaaaaaaagaaaatccatGGCGGCATTCTAGGTTTTGCACTCGATTTTTCATGTACTTGATAAATCGCAGCAACCAAACAGGAACAAAACGGCACCATTCACACACCTTTCGTAACGTAAAAGAGCTTGAAAACGCCGGGATAAGGTTAAAAGCAAGCGAAACAAGTTGTTTAACCGACATCAGTTTCAACAGTATCTTCTTCGTCGGAAATTTATGGTTGCCGCCGGTCATCGTCGATGATTCAACCGGTCCTAAATTCATGAACTTAATAGCTTACGAAATGTGTCCGGATTTCGACAACGATTTCACCGTCACTTCATATATGTGTTTCCTTGATTCATTGATCGATGAAGCCGAAGATGTTAAAGCCCTGAGACGCGCTGGCATACTATACAACGGACTGGGGAGTGATGAAGAAGTGGCTAAGGTTTTCAATAAGATGAACACTGATTTGGTTCCTAGTCCGATGATTTACAGTTATGTTGAACAGCAAATAGATAATCATTGTAAGAATATGTGGATTAATTATGCAGCTAAAGCTTATCATACTCTTTTTAGGAGTCCTTGGACGTGTTTGGCATTTGTGGCTGCCATTGCAGCACTTTATCTTAGTGCTTTGCATACTTATTATACCATACATCAACCAAAGTAA